A genomic region of Streptomyces sp. NBC_00247 contains the following coding sequences:
- a CDS encoding AfsR/SARP family transcriptional regulator, giving the protein MSVPMPVSDVDSPRPVLFSLLGPLTVTSGERTLALGPLKQRAVLAMLLCHANTPVSVDCLADTVWPADAPRTARKNLQKYVWALRRLLCEAGLPGRLDLAPGGYLLRVREEEVDTLRFRALTAAGREAARGGRPDTAVELLRRALDLWQGAPLTELSDSEPLTTEADRLTDRYLSAYETWAELASAQGRDAEVAEAVADVVEEHPLRERLRAVQMIALHRAGRQSEALAVYGSLRQLLARELGLAPSAVMEEAYRAVLAKTPGDSVRSAPTAPGRAPARTLLPPDTSDWTGRREQLAELRDAVRQKNGQVNVLVGPVGTGKSALMVHLAHSLREDFPDGRLLVDLRRADGANRRLADVLGELARAARLDRVTALLPDHPAQAAAVWRDWLAEHRVLLLLENAPDEAAVRPLLPGTGDGAAVIASRSWLAGLAGAHRIVVEPLTVEEAMELLGRIAGPSRVHADRASARRIVEACGLSPLAVRIGGQRLAVLRHLPLSEYAARLSEPEAVMDELSVGDLALRDRLADGWRTLTDLGRSVLLRLGRLPLARPFTLDEAASALDCPDSAALRVLEQLIGTGALVSPSTEVTAHAALYELPRLAHLYLRELDGGRGESAAPWTAGPPVTAAQALNTAQSLNTARTPDTARSPDTARSPAALAVADPARAADMPVGNHWATGTGPAVAKLLTTPYDRAEGEDSWNWAS; this is encoded by the coding sequence ATGTCCGTGCCCATGCCTGTGTCCGACGTCGACTCCCCCCGTCCCGTGCTGTTCTCGCTGCTCGGCCCGCTCACCGTCACGAGCGGAGAGCGGACCCTGGCGCTCGGCCCGCTGAAGCAACGGGCGGTCCTGGCCATGCTGCTGTGCCACGCCAACACCCCCGTCTCCGTGGACTGCCTGGCCGACACCGTCTGGCCCGCCGACGCCCCCCGGACCGCCCGCAAGAACCTCCAGAAGTACGTGTGGGCGCTCCGGCGCCTGCTGTGCGAGGCCGGTCTGCCCGGCCGGCTCGACCTGGCCCCCGGCGGCTATCTGCTGCGGGTGCGGGAGGAGGAGGTCGACACCCTGAGGTTCCGGGCGCTGACCGCCGCGGGGCGCGAGGCCGCCCGCGGCGGCCGGCCGGACACCGCGGTGGAGCTGCTGCGCCGGGCGCTCGACCTGTGGCAGGGAGCGCCCCTGACGGAGCTGTCGGACTCCGAGCCGCTGACCACCGAGGCCGACCGGCTGACCGACCGCTACCTCTCCGCGTACGAGACCTGGGCCGAACTCGCCTCGGCGCAGGGCCGCGACGCCGAGGTCGCCGAGGCGGTCGCCGACGTCGTCGAGGAGCACCCGCTCCGGGAACGGCTGCGGGCCGTGCAGATGATCGCGCTGCACCGGGCCGGGCGCCAGAGCGAGGCGCTCGCCGTCTACGGGTCGCTGCGGCAGCTGCTCGCCCGCGAGCTGGGACTCGCGCCCAGCGCGGTCATGGAGGAGGCGTACCGGGCGGTGCTGGCCAAAACCCCCGGCGACTCCGTCCGCTCCGCGCCGACCGCTCCCGGCCGGGCGCCCGCACGGACCCTGCTGCCACCCGACACGTCCGACTGGACCGGACGCCGGGAGCAGCTGGCTGAGCTGCGTGACGCGGTGCGGCAGAAGAACGGCCAGGTCAACGTACTCGTGGGGCCGGTAGGTACGGGCAAGAGCGCCCTGATGGTCCATCTGGCGCACTCGCTGCGCGAGGACTTCCCCGACGGCCGGCTCCTCGTCGACCTCCGCCGGGCCGACGGCGCGAACCGCCGACTCGCCGACGTCCTCGGCGAGCTGGCCCGAGCAGCCCGGCTCGACCGTGTCACGGCGCTGCTGCCGGACCATCCGGCGCAGGCGGCGGCGGTGTGGCGGGACTGGCTGGCGGAGCACCGGGTGCTGCTGCTGCTGGAGAACGCCCCCGACGAGGCGGCCGTACGGCCGCTGCTGCCGGGCACCGGCGACGGTGCGGCCGTGATCGCCTCGCGGTCGTGGCTCGCGGGTCTGGCCGGTGCCCACCGGATCGTCGTGGAGCCGCTGACCGTCGAGGAGGCGATGGAACTGCTCGGCCGCATCGCGGGCCCGTCGCGCGTCCACGCCGACCGCGCCTCCGCCCGGCGGATCGTGGAGGCTTGCGGGCTCTCGCCGCTCGCCGTGCGGATCGGCGGTCAGCGGCTCGCCGTCCTGCGTCATCTGCCGCTGTCCGAGTACGCGGCCCGGCTGTCCGAGCCCGAGGCGGTGATGGACGAACTGTCGGTCGGGGACCTCGCCCTGCGCGACCGGCTGGCGGACGGCTGGCGGACCCTGACGGACCTCGGTAGATCCGTGCTGCTCCGCCTCGGACGGCTGCCGTTGGCCCGTCCCTTCACCCTCGACGAGGCCGCTTCGGCGCTCGACTGTCCGGATTCGGCGGCGCTGCGCGTACTGGAACAGCTCATCGGCACCGGGGCGCTGGTCTCCCCGTCGACCGAGGTCACCGCGCACGCGGCCCTGTACGAGCTGCCCCGGCTCGCGCACCTCTATCTGCGGGAGCTCGACGGCGGACGCGGTGAGTCGGCCGCCCCGTGGACGGCCGGCCCGCCGGTGACAGCGGCCCAAGCCCTCAACACGGCCCAATCCCTCAACACGGCCCGGACGCCCGACACGGCCCGGTCGCCCGACACGGCCCGGTCGCCCGCCGCCCTGGCCGTCGCCGACCCCGCCCGAGCTGCGGATATGCCAGTCGGAAACCACTGGGCAACCGGAACGGGACCGGCCGTTGCCAAGCTGCTCACGACCCCGTACGACCGAGCGGAAGGGGAGGACTCGTGGAACTGGGCGAGCTGA
- a CDS encoding MFS transporter, which produces MSVRRDVNLYWCGQTATAFGTVFTAIALPVVALTDLGATAGQVGLISAASTVPGIVLGLLAGVLADRIVHPRRAMMLLDLLSAAAVGGVALGLRHGVASIGWLMALGLVQGFLAVLLSSLYFVHLRQLVGAEAIGPARARLQAGQFGAALVGRILAGPVIALFGSAAALGTDAASYLLSALALVSMRSSDRTDGQPGTGKRGEGLRGAAAGLRFFAGHPFHRALLLFLVAPAAALAGAATLTGPFLLRTVHVPVGVYGLAFVLAGVMGLTGSAIAGRLLGPGRDARTTVLAGFAGALLTSALLPVAAGPLPVAVFCAALGIGLPVLFGAVANVALVSVLATDVEESMMGRAMAGLQVITSSTVLVGALAGGFLGDLFGVRTALWVLTGTALLVVGLVGPAAVRAARDLHEAEADEAAEGEADGARGGAGGAPTGPTAAV; this is translated from the coding sequence ATGTCAGTGCGGCGTGACGTCAACCTCTACTGGTGCGGGCAGACCGCCACGGCGTTCGGGACGGTGTTCACCGCCATCGCCCTGCCGGTCGTGGCCCTGACGGATCTCGGGGCCACCGCCGGCCAGGTCGGCCTGATCAGCGCGGCGTCGACGGTGCCGGGCATCGTGCTCGGTCTGCTCGCCGGGGTGCTGGCGGACCGGATCGTCCACCCGCGCCGGGCGATGATGCTGCTGGACCTGCTGTCGGCCGCCGCGGTCGGTGGGGTGGCCCTGGGCCTGCGGCACGGGGTGGCGTCGATCGGCTGGCTGATGGCCCTCGGGCTCGTGCAGGGATTCCTCGCGGTCCTGCTCAGCTCCCTCTACTTCGTGCATCTGCGCCAACTGGTGGGCGCGGAGGCGATCGGGCCGGCCCGGGCCCGGCTCCAGGCCGGTCAGTTCGGCGCCGCTCTGGTCGGCCGGATCCTGGCCGGCCCGGTGATCGCCCTGTTCGGCAGTGCGGCGGCGCTCGGCACGGACGCCGCGAGTTACCTCCTGAGCGCGCTGGCCCTGGTGTCCATGCGGTCGTCGGACCGGACGGACGGACAGCCCGGGACGGGGAAGCGGGGAGAGGGCCTCCGGGGCGCCGCGGCCGGGCTGCGGTTCTTCGCCGGCCACCCGTTCCACCGCGCCCTGCTGCTGTTCCTGGTGGCCCCGGCTGCCGCGCTGGCCGGGGCGGCGACCCTGACCGGTCCGTTCCTGCTGCGCACGGTGCACGTCCCGGTCGGTGTGTACGGGCTGGCGTTCGTGCTGGCGGGTGTCATGGGGCTGACCGGGTCGGCCATCGCCGGGCGGCTGCTGGGCCCGGGGCGCGACGCCCGTACGACGGTACTGGCGGGCTTCGCCGGGGCGTTGCTGACGTCGGCGCTGCTGCCGGTGGCGGCGGGGCCGCTGCCGGTCGCCGTGTTCTGCGCCGCCCTGGGGATCGGCCTGCCCGTGCTCTTCGGCGCGGTGGCCAACGTGGCCCTGGTGTCGGTGCTGGCCACGGACGTCGAGGAGTCGATGATGGGCCGCGCGATGGCGGGCCTCCAGGTCATCACCTCGTCGACGGTGCTGGTCGGTGCGCTGGCCGGAGGGTTCCTGGGCGATCTGTTCGGAGTCCGTACGGCCCTGTGGGTGCTGACCGGCACGGCGCTGCTCGTCGTCGGCCTGGTCGGACCGGCGGCGGTGCGCGCCGCCCGCGACCTGCACGAGGCGGAGGCGGACGAGGCGGCCGAGGGTGAGGCGGACGGTGCCCGCGGTGGGGCGGGCGGGGCCCCGACCGGGCCCACGGCGGCCGTCTGA
- a CDS encoding class III lanthionine synthetase LanKC N-terminal domain-containing protein: protein MHQPLAFAVADPEFYAPLESAADRGEVYRPDPVPSHWRSVESAVWTMWFRKKLEGVEDGWKVHVSAKPDRLGAVLDTVAAICFEQDVPFKHLSCRLFYQWAHHKHAPRPQSGKFIAAYPSDAASARRLMEALREALADEDGPFILTDRRYGDSRTVHYRYGAFVSRSRVRADGTHVLLARDGDGALVEDMRGTSFRPPEGVSDPFRAPARTPAAPPAQATGKSPATTAAASPAKPAEGRATQGKGPAKPVTMRGFVFEAAVRHSNAGGAYRGYEAATGRPVFIKEARAHTAVEDDGRESRSRLRAEWETLRALHGLAPGLAPEPLAHFTAWEHDFLVTEFIEGRPMNSWTAVTSPLIRADATGQDVTAYFERCRTLIEGVERTLDRLHSCGYLFVDISPGNVLVDDDDRVRLVDFEAAQRPGEDFTFMGTPGYAPPAAMVAQDPSVCDDYGVCALAQLLVAPFHHVVARNPEALDHLRYGIERTGPVPEDLWRRLTKYRTPKGEGPLPGPREVAADPPAHLAALRDSVADALVAMADPEHPDRVFPTIADGYRTNTLCVAYGTAGVVHALHRAGRPLPAGVLERLRREALETAGDLAPGLYAGVAGIAAVLAGQGLVDEARDILAVADRHPLAAESATVFGGSAGLAMGHLALYGHTRDEHHVERALALARALPDDGALTARLGRDEANGLAHGPSGVALMLQQLASVCGDRTLLKRGLHLLHLELDRETAPEEAGMTFPVSAVDRRAMPYLYCGSAGMLHVASRYLAVTEDERLAAAMPRLLPVMDVTYTVMPGLFQGLSGLGFALADHAAVTGSAESRATAVRTARKLFGYAVPHATGTRFPGDQLLRLSADLWSGSAGVLLFLTELLTPRPDALFTVDSLSEAAPPTGRGPAAG from the coding sequence ATGCATCAGCCGCTCGCGTTCGCCGTCGCCGATCCGGAGTTCTACGCGCCGCTGGAGTCGGCGGCCGACCGGGGCGAGGTCTACCGCCCCGATCCGGTCCCGTCGCACTGGCGGAGCGTCGAGTCGGCGGTGTGGACCATGTGGTTCCGCAAGAAGCTGGAAGGCGTCGAGGACGGCTGGAAGGTCCACGTCTCCGCGAAGCCGGACCGCCTCGGGGCGGTGCTCGACACCGTCGCCGCGATCTGCTTCGAGCAGGACGTTCCGTTCAAGCACCTGTCGTGCCGGCTCTTCTACCAGTGGGCGCACCACAAGCACGCCCCCCGGCCGCAGAGCGGCAAGTTCATCGCCGCGTACCCGTCCGACGCGGCCTCGGCACGGCGGCTGATGGAGGCCCTGCGCGAGGCGCTGGCCGACGAGGACGGGCCGTTCATACTCACCGACCGGCGCTACGGCGACTCCCGGACCGTCCACTACCGCTACGGCGCCTTCGTGTCGCGCTCGCGCGTGCGGGCCGACGGCACCCACGTGCTGCTCGCCAGGGACGGTGACGGCGCCCTGGTGGAGGACATGCGGGGGACCTCGTTCCGGCCGCCGGAGGGCGTCTCGGACCCGTTCCGGGCGCCGGCGAGGACTCCGGCCGCCCCACCCGCGCAGGCCACCGGGAAGTCCCCGGCCACGACGGCCGCGGCGAGCCCCGCGAAACCGGCCGAGGGCCGCGCGACGCAGGGCAAGGGCCCCGCGAAACCGGTGACGATGCGCGGCTTCGTCTTCGAGGCGGCGGTGCGGCACAGCAACGCCGGAGGCGCGTACCGGGGTTACGAAGCGGCCACCGGGCGCCCCGTGTTCATCAAGGAGGCCCGGGCGCACACGGCCGTCGAGGACGACGGCCGCGAGTCCCGGTCGCGGCTGCGCGCCGAGTGGGAGACCCTGCGGGCGCTCCACGGGCTGGCCCCCGGGCTGGCACCCGAACCGCTGGCCCACTTCACGGCGTGGGAACACGACTTCCTGGTCACGGAGTTCATCGAGGGCAGACCGATGAACAGCTGGACGGCCGTCACCAGCCCGCTGATCCGGGCCGACGCGACCGGACAGGACGTCACCGCTTACTTCGAGCGCTGCCGCACGCTGATCGAAGGGGTCGAGCGGACCCTCGACCGGCTGCACTCCTGCGGCTACCTCTTCGTCGACATCAGCCCCGGAAACGTCCTCGTCGACGACGACGACCGGGTCCGGCTGGTCGACTTCGAGGCCGCCCAACGACCGGGCGAGGACTTCACCTTCATGGGGACACCCGGCTACGCACCCCCGGCCGCCATGGTCGCGCAGGACCCGTCGGTCTGCGACGACTACGGCGTCTGCGCACTCGCACAGCTGCTCGTGGCGCCGTTCCACCACGTGGTGGCCCGCAACCCGGAGGCGCTGGACCACCTCAGGTACGGCATCGAGCGGACCGGCCCGGTGCCGGAGGACCTGTGGCGGCGCCTCACGAAGTACCGCACGCCGAAAGGCGAGGGGCCGCTGCCCGGACCCCGGGAAGTGGCGGCCGACCCGCCGGCGCACCTGGCCGCGCTGCGCGACTCGGTGGCCGACGCGCTGGTGGCGATGGCGGACCCGGAACATCCGGATCGGGTCTTCCCCACCATCGCGGACGGGTACCGGACCAACACCCTGTGCGTGGCGTACGGCACGGCGGGCGTCGTCCACGCCCTGCACCGGGCCGGCCGGCCGCTGCCCGCAGGGGTGCTGGAGCGGCTGCGGCGAGAAGCCCTGGAGACGGCCGGCGACCTCGCCCCCGGGCTGTACGCCGGGGTGGCCGGCATCGCCGCGGTACTGGCCGGCCAAGGGCTGGTGGACGAGGCGCGGGACATCCTCGCGGTCGCGGACCGCCACCCGCTGGCGGCGGAGAGCGCGACCGTGTTCGGCGGCTCCGCCGGTCTGGCCATGGGCCACCTGGCGCTCTACGGCCACACCCGCGACGAGCACCACGTGGAGCGGGCGCTCGCGCTGGCCCGCGCCCTGCCGGACGACGGGGCGCTCACGGCCCGGCTGGGCCGGGACGAGGCGAACGGCCTGGCCCACGGGCCGTCCGGAGTCGCCCTGATGCTGCAGCAGCTGGCCTCGGTCTGCGGTGACCGGACGCTCCTGAAGCGCGGGCTGCACCTGCTGCACCTGGAGCTGGACCGGGAGACCGCCCCGGAGGAGGCGGGCATGACCTTCCCCGTCTCCGCGGTGGACCGCCGTGCCATGCCGTACCTCTACTGCGGGTCGGCGGGGATGCTGCACGTGGCCTCCCGCTACCTGGCGGTGACCGAGGACGAGCGGCTGGCCGCGGCGATGCCCCGGCTCCTGCCGGTGATGGACGTCACCTACACCGTCATGCCGGGACTCTTCCAGGGCCTGTCGGGTCTGGGGTTCGCGCTCGCCGACCACGCGGCGGTCACCGGCTCGGCCGAGAGCCGGGCGACGGCGGTGCGGACGGCGCGGAAGCTGTTCGGCTACGCCGTGCCGCACGCCACCGGGACCCGCTTCCCCGGCGACCAACTGCTGCGCCTCAGCGCGGACCTGTGGAGCGGCTCCGCCGGTGTGCTGCTCTTCCTGACCGAGCTGCTGACGCCCCGCCCGGATGCCCTGTTCACCGTCGACTCCCTTTCCGAGGCGGCACCGCCCACGGGGCGGGGGCCCGCAGCCGGGTAG
- a CDS encoding helix-turn-helix transcriptional regulator: MRVTSPVTVGRSGELTVVDEALARLRASRGGTVFVLGEAGIGKSRLAREGADRAAALGVRVLRGRGSATGLTGPLRPLAEALASYSRVGGLPADPELEPYRPALARVVPEWRRAEAAYPETMVEFAEALLRLLAVLGREHGCLLVLEDLHEADHETLAVVDYLVGNLAALPVLIVATSRPGSGAALDLVGEAGRGRTADVLTLRPLDAPGVRAVAAGCLGVEEDRVPAAVVDRLTGDGGGNPYLVEELLAAMVEAGAVRVAPDGVVAAGDLATGVPGSVVQSHAQRLGRLDPVVGHLLLTAACLGPRFSVATLRMALGVSEQHLFARLRAAARAGFVVPVGQGADGYAFRHRLTAEALLAVPTPPEHAALARRTATALENADPLLTEDRCGLVAELWTAAGERGRASAAYAEAGRRAEAGGAWASAVALFERAAELAPAPDRPPVVERLAQALAGAGELERAFELAETLGMAGPGALDAGRRADLHLRLAWDAVLAERGADARRQLAAARALMPRAGEPGEPGEPDDGMSGQGAALAVVEGHLALLPGSPGHGTPDPATRTEEAERTTRRAAEVAERASLPVVACQAWHLLALLGRERGFDHADACLERMLAVAERHSLPLWRVGALVRLGVNAFMRTGSSARLEAARRTARALGAIVLTQDTEGMLAMHAVLRGEYEEAREAVDRSLGATARLHNLSTHRYLLLTSATLAAHRGNRAAMDQELERFHRAGGADSFLTPVALGLCRAFCALMEEDRPAATAELAAVAAWEAAQPQVFYLSGSHGLGPLLDVLADRTDRTDRTDRTDRAGWAALREHTGAPAAELAWNQQFLLLAEAVLLGRDGRAGEAAAVLATVRDTCSALFPAAHHLGMRLVAEAALDDGWGDPVVWLRAAEEYFHTAGVTAVAGACRALLRRSGAGVRQRRAGRDRIPAAVRELGVTPREYEVLALLASGRPSNPEIARRLSISPRTVEKHIAGLVRKTGRTDRSALRALAGLLIREP; this comes from the coding sequence ATGCGTGTCACGTCCCCCGTCACCGTCGGGCGGTCCGGCGAGCTGACCGTCGTCGACGAGGCCCTCGCACGACTACGGGCGTCCCGGGGCGGCACCGTGTTCGTGCTGGGCGAGGCGGGCATCGGCAAGTCCCGGCTGGCCCGGGAGGGAGCCGACCGGGCGGCCGCACTCGGTGTGCGCGTACTGCGGGGGCGCGGCAGCGCGACGGGGCTCACCGGGCCGCTCCGCCCGCTCGCGGAGGCCCTCGCCTCGTACTCCCGGGTCGGCGGGCTGCCCGCCGACCCGGAGCTGGAGCCCTACCGCCCCGCGCTCGCACGGGTGGTCCCCGAGTGGCGGCGGGCGGAGGCGGCCTACCCGGAGACCATGGTCGAGTTCGCCGAGGCGCTGCTGCGCCTGCTGGCCGTTCTCGGCAGGGAGCACGGCTGCCTGTTGGTGCTGGAGGACCTCCACGAGGCGGACCACGAGACCCTGGCGGTCGTCGACTACCTGGTCGGCAACCTGGCCGCGCTGCCGGTGCTGATCGTCGCCACCTCGCGTCCCGGGTCGGGTGCGGCGCTCGACCTCGTCGGTGAGGCGGGGCGCGGCCGGACGGCGGACGTGCTGACGCTGCGCCCGCTGGACGCCCCGGGAGTACGGGCGGTCGCCGCGGGATGCCTGGGGGTCGAGGAGGACCGGGTGCCGGCCGCCGTGGTGGACCGGCTGACCGGGGACGGCGGCGGAAACCCGTACCTGGTCGAGGAGTTGCTCGCCGCGATGGTGGAGGCGGGTGCGGTGCGGGTGGCTCCGGACGGCGTGGTGGCGGCGGGCGACCTGGCGACCGGTGTGCCGGGATCGGTCGTGCAGAGCCACGCCCAGCGGCTGGGCCGTCTCGACCCGGTGGTGGGCCACCTCCTGCTGACCGCCGCGTGTCTGGGGCCGAGGTTCTCCGTCGCCACCCTGCGCATGGCCCTCGGGGTGAGCGAACAGCATCTGTTCGCCCGCCTGCGGGCAGCCGCCCGCGCCGGTTTCGTCGTACCGGTCGGCCAAGGGGCCGACGGTTACGCCTTCCGGCACCGGCTGACGGCCGAGGCGCTGCTCGCCGTGCCGACCCCGCCCGAACACGCTGCCCTGGCCCGACGTACGGCCACCGCCCTGGAGAACGCCGATCCGCTGCTGACGGAGGACAGGTGCGGACTGGTCGCGGAGCTGTGGACCGCGGCCGGGGAGCGCGGGCGTGCCTCCGCCGCCTACGCGGAGGCGGGCCGCCGGGCCGAGGCCGGCGGGGCCTGGGCGTCCGCCGTCGCCCTGTTCGAGCGGGCGGCCGAGCTCGCTCCGGCACCGGACCGGCCGCCCGTCGTCGAGCGCCTCGCGCAGGCCCTCGCCGGGGCCGGGGAGCTGGAGCGGGCCTTCGAGCTCGCCGAGACCCTGGGCATGGCCGGTCCGGGGGCGCTGGACGCCGGCCGCCGGGCCGATCTGCACCTCCGGCTCGCCTGGGACGCCGTACTGGCCGAGCGCGGCGCGGACGCGCGCCGCCAACTGGCGGCGGCGCGGGCGCTGATGCCGCGGGCCGGTGAGCCCGGTGAGCCCGGTGAGCCCGATGACGGGATGTCCGGGCAGGGCGCGGCTCTCGCCGTGGTCGAGGGGCACCTCGCTCTGCTGCCCGGGTCCCCGGGCCACGGGACGCCGGACCCCGCCACCCGTACCGAGGAGGCCGAGCGTACGACGCGCCGGGCCGCCGAGGTCGCTGAGCGGGCATCACTGCCGGTGGTGGCGTGCCAGGCCTGGCACCTGCTCGCGCTGCTGGGCCGCGAACGCGGCTTCGACCACGCCGACGCCTGCCTGGAACGGATGCTGGCCGTCGCCGAGCGGCACTCCCTGCCGCTGTGGCGGGTCGGGGCTCTCGTCCGTCTGGGCGTCAACGCGTTCATGCGTACCGGGAGTTCGGCCCGGCTGGAGGCGGCGCGGCGGACCGCGCGGGCGCTCGGGGCGATCGTGCTGACCCAGGACACCGAGGGGATGCTCGCCATGCACGCGGTGCTGCGGGGCGAGTACGAGGAGGCCCGGGAGGCGGTGGACCGCTCGCTCGGGGCGACCGCGCGGCTGCACAACCTCTCCACCCACCGCTATCTCCTGCTGACCTCGGCGACGCTCGCCGCCCACCGGGGGAACCGCGCCGCGATGGACCAGGAACTGGAACGGTTCCACCGGGCCGGCGGGGCGGACTCCTTCCTCACCCCGGTCGCCCTCGGCCTGTGCCGGGCCTTCTGCGCGCTGATGGAGGAGGACCGTCCTGCCGCGACGGCGGAACTGGCGGCCGTCGCGGCGTGGGAGGCGGCCCAGCCCCAGGTGTTCTACCTGTCGGGCAGCCACGGGCTGGGGCCGCTCCTCGACGTGCTCGCCGACCGGACCGACCGGACCGACCGAACCGACCGGACCGACAGGGCTGGTTGGGCGGCCCTCCGGGAGCACACCGGGGCGCCCGCGGCGGAACTCGCCTGGAACCAGCAGTTCCTGCTGCTGGCCGAGGCGGTGCTGCTGGGGCGCGACGGCCGGGCGGGCGAGGCCGCGGCCGTCCTCGCGACGGTCCGGGACACCTGTTCGGCGCTCTTCCCCGCCGCCCACCACCTCGGGATGCGGCTGGTGGCCGAAGCCGCGCTGGACGACGGCTGGGGCGATCCGGTGGTGTGGCTGCGGGCCGCCGAGGAGTACTTCCACACGGCGGGCGTCACCGCGGTGGCGGGGGCCTGCCGGGCCCTGCTGCGCAGGTCGGGCGCGGGGGTGCGGCAGCGGCGGGCAGGCCGCGACCGGATTCCGGCCGCCGTACGCGAACTCGGCGTGACCCCGAGGGAGTACGAGGTCCTGGCCCTGCTGGCGTCCGGGCGCCCGAGCAACCCGGAGATCGCGCGCCGTCTCTCCATATCGCCGCGCACGGTGGAGAAACACATCGCCGGGCTGGTCCGGAAGACGGGGCGCACCGACCGGTCCGCGCTCCGTGCGCTGGCCGGGCTGCTGATCCGGGAGCCGTAG